Proteins from one Pongo abelii isolate AG06213 chromosome 19, NHGRI_mPonAbe1-v2.0_pri, whole genome shotgun sequence genomic window:
- the MYH1 gene encoding myosin-1 — protein MSSDSEMAVFGEAAPFLRKSERERIEAQNKPFDAKTSVFVVDAKESFVKATVQSREGGKVTAKTEAGATVTVKEDQVFPMNPPKYDKIEDMAMMTHLHEPAVLYNLKERYAAWMIYTYSGLFCVTVNPYKWLPVYNAEVVTAYRGKKRQEAPPHIFSISDNAYQFMLTDRENQSILITGESGAGKTVNTKRVIQYFATIAVTGEKKKEEVTSGKMQGTLEDQIISANPLLEAFGNAKTVRNDNSSRFGKFIRIHFGTTGKLASADIETYLLEKSRVTFQLKAERSYHIFYQIMSNKKPDLIEMLLITTNPYDYAFVSQGEITVPSIDDQEELMATDSAIEILGFTSDERVSIYKLTGAVMHYGNMKFKQKQREEQAEPDGTEVADKAAYLQNLNSADLLKALCYPRVKVGNEFVTKGQTVQQVYNAVGALAKAVYEKMFLWMVTRINQQLDTKQPRQYFIGVLDIAGFEIFDFNSLEQLCINFTNEKLQQFFNHHMFVLEQEEYKKEGIEWTFIDFGMDLAACIELIEKPMGIFSILEEECMFPKATDTSFKNKLYEQHLGKSNNFQKPKPAKGKPEAHFSLIHYAGTVDYNIAGWLDKNKDPLNETVVGLYQKSAMKTLALLFVGATGAEAEAGGGKKGGKKKGSSFQTVSALFRENLNKLMTNLRSTHPHFVRCIIPNETKTPGAMEHELVLHQLRCNGVLEGIRICRKGFPSRILYADFKQRYKVLNASAIPEGQFIDSKKASEKLLASIDVDHTQYKFGHTKVFFKAGLLGLLEEMRDEKLAQLITRTQAMCRGFLARVEYQKMVERRESIFCIQYNIRAFMNVKHWPWMKLYFKIKPLLKSAETEKEMANMKEEFEKTKEELAKTEAKRKELEEKMVTLMQEKNDLQLQVQAEADSLADAEERCDQLIKTKIQLEAKIKEVTERAEDEEEINAELTAKKRKLEDECSELKKDIDDLELTLAKVEKEKHATENKVKNLTEEMAGLDETIAKLTKEKKALQEAHQQTLDDLQAEEDKVNTLTKAKIKLEQQVDDLEGSLEQEKKIRMDLERAKRKLEGDLKLAQESTMDIENDKQQLDEKLKKKEFEMSGLQSKIEDEQALGMQLQKKIKELQARIEELEEEIEAERASRAKAEKQRSDLSRELEEISERLEEAGGATSAQIEMNKKREAEFQKMRRDLEEATLQHEATAATLRKKHADSVAELGEQIDNLQRVKQKLEKEKSEMKMEIDDLASNMETVSKAKGNLEKMCRALEDQLSEIKTKEEEQQRLINDLTAQRARLQTESGEYSRQLDEKDTLVSQLSRGKQAFTQQIEELKRQLEEEIKAKSALAHALQSSRHDCDLLREQYEEEQEAKAELQRAMSKANSEVAQWRTKYETDAIQRTEELEEAKKKLAQRLQDAEEHVEAVNAKCASLEKTKQRLQNEVEDLMIDVERTNAACAALDKKQRNFDKILAEWKQKCEETHAELEASQKESRSLSTELFKIKNAYEESLDQLEALKRENKNLQQEISDLTEQIAEGGKRIHELEKIKKQVEQEKSELQAALEEAEASLEHEEGKILRIQLELNQVKSEVDRKIAEKDEEIDQLKRNHIRIVESMQSTLDAEIRSRNDAIRLKKKMEGDLNEMEIQLNHANRMAAEALRNYRNTQAILKDTQLHLDDALRSQEDLKEQLAMVERRANLLQAEIEELRATLEQTERSRKIAEQELLDASERVQLLHTQNTSLINTKKKLETDISQIQGEMEDIIQEARNAEEKAKKAITDAAMMAEELKKEQDTSAHLERMKKNLEQTVKDLQHRLDEAEQLALKGGKKQIQKLEARVRELEGEVESEQKRNVEAVKGLRKHERKVKELTYQTEEDRKNILRLQDLVDKLQAKVKSYKRQAEEAEEQSNVNLSKFRKIQHELEEAEERADIAESQVNKLRVKSREVHTKIISEE, from the exons ATGAGTTCCGACTCTGAGATGGCCGTTTTTGGGGAGGCTGCTCCTTTCCTCCGAAAGTCTGAAAGGGAGCGAATTGAAGCTCAGAACAAGCCTTTTGATGCCAAGACATCAGTCTTTGTGGTAGACGCTAAGGAGTCCTTTGTGAAAGCAACAGTGCagagcagggaaggagggaaggtgaCAGCTAAGACCGAAGCTGGAGCT ACCGTAACGGTGAAAGAAGACCAAGTCTTCCCCATGAACCCTCCCAAATATGACAAGATCGAGGACATGGCCATGATGACTCATCTACATGAGCCTGCTGTGCTGTACAACCTCAAAGAGCGCTATGCAGCCTGGATGATCTAC ACCTACTCAGGCCTGTTCTGTGTCACTGTCAACCCCTACAAATGGTTGCCAGTGTATAATGCAGAGGTGGTGACAGCCTACCGAGGCAAAAAGCGCCAGGAGGCCCCACCCCACATCTTCTCCATCTCTGACAATGCCTATCAGTTCATGCTGACTG ATCGGGAGAATCAGTCTATCTTGATCAC CGGAGAATCTGGTGCAGGGAAGACTGTGAACACCAAGCGTGTCATCCAGTACTTTGCAACAATTGCAGTTACtggggagaagaagaaggaagaagttaCTTCTGGCAAAATGCAG GGGACTCTGGAAGATCAAATCATCAGTGCCAACCCCCTACTGGAGGCCTTTGGCAACGCCAAGACCGTGAGGAATGACAACTCCTCTCGCTTT GGTAAATTCATCAGGATCCACTTCGGTACCACAGGGAAACTGGCTTCTGCTGATATTGAAACAT ATCTTCTGGAGAAGTCTAGAGTTACTTTCCAGCTAAAGGCTGAAAGAAGCTATCATATTTTTTATCAGATCATGTCTAACAAGAAGCCAGATCTAAttg AAATGCTCCTGATCACCACCAACCCATACGACTATGCCTTCGTCAGTCAAGGGGAGATCACAGTGCCCAGCATTGATGACCAAGAAGAGTTGATGGCCACAGAT AGTGCCATTGAAATTCTGGGCTTCACTTCAGATGAAAGAGTGTCCATCTATAAGCTCACAGGGGCTGTGATGCATTATGGGAACATGAAATTCAAGCAAAAGCAGCGTGAGGAGCAAGCTGAGCCAGATGGCACTGAAG TTGCTGACAAGGCAGCCTATCTCCAAAATCTGAACTCTGCAGATCTGCTCAAAGCCCTCTGCTACCCTAGGGTCAAGGTCGGCAATGAGTTTGTCACCAAAGGTCAAACTGTGCAGCAG GTGTACAATGCAGTGGGTGCTCTGGCCAAAGCTGTCTACGAGAAGATGTTCCTGTGGATGGTCACCCGCATCAACCAGCAGCTGGACACCAAGCAGCCCAGGCAGTACTTCATTGGGGTCTTGGACATTGCTGGCTTTGAGATCTTTGAT TTCAACAGCCTGGAGCAGCTGTGCATCAACTTCACCAATGAGAAACTGCAACAGTTTTTCAACCACCACATGTTCGTGCTGGAGCAGGAGGAGTACAAGAAGGAAGGCATCGAGTGGACATTCATCGACTTCGGGATGGACCTGGCTGCCTGCATCGAGCTCATCGAGAAG CCTATGGGCATCTTCTCCATCCTGGAAGAGGAGTGCATGTTCCCCAAGGCAACAGACACCTCCTTCAAGAACAAGCTGTATGAACAACATCTTGGAAAATCCAATAACTTCCAGAAGCCCAAGCCTGCCAAAGGCAAGCCCGAGGCCCACTTCTCTTTGATTCACTATGCCGGCACCGTGGACTACAACATCGCTGGCTGGCTGGACAAGAACAAGGACCCCCTGAATGAGACTGTGGTGGGGCTGTACCAGAAGTCTGCAATGAAGACTCTGGCTCTCCTCTTTGTTGGGGCAACGGGAGCGGAAGCAG AGGCTGGCGGTGGAAAGAAAGGTGGTAAGAAGAAGGGTTCTTCTTTCCAGACCGTGTCTGCTCTCTTCAGG GAGAATTTGAATAAGCTGATGACCAACTTGAGGAGCACTCACCCCCACTTTGTGCGGTGCATCATCCCCAATGAAACTAAAACTCCTG GTGCCATGGAGCATGAGCTTGTCCTGCACCAGCTGAGGTGTAACGGTGTGCTGGAAGGCATCCGCATCTGTAGGAAAGGCTTCCCAAGCAGAATCCTTTATGCAGACTTCAAACAGAG ATACAAGGTATTAAATGCAAGTGCTATCCCTGAAGGACAATTCATCGATAGCAAGAAGGCTTCGGAGAAGCTCCTGGCATCCATTGACGTTGACCACACCCAGTATAAATTTGGTCACACCAAG GTCTTTTTCAAAGCTGGTCTTCTGGGGCTCCTAGAGGAGATGCGAGATGAGAAGCTGGCCCAGCTGATTACCCGAACCCAGGCCATGTGCAGAGGGTTCTTGGCAAGAGTGGAGTACCAGAAAATGGTGGAAAGAAG AGAGTCCATCTTCTGCATCCAGTACAACATCCGTGCCTTCATGAATGTGAAGCACTGGCCCTGGATGAAGCTGTATTTCAAGATCAAGCCCCTCCTCAAGAgtgcagagacagagaaggagatgGCCAACATGAAGGAAGAATTTGAGAAAACCAAAGAAGAGCTGGCTAAGACCGAGGCAAAAAGGAAAGAGCTGGAAGAAAAAATGGTTACTCtgatgcaagaaaaaaatgacttgcaACTCCAGGTTCAAGCT GAAGCTGACAGCTTGGCTGATGCAGAGGAAAGGTGTGACCAGCTAATCAAAACCAAAATCCAGCTAGAGGCCAAAATCAAAGAGGTGACTGAGAGAGCTGAGGATGAGGAAGAGATCAATGCTGAGCTGACAGCCAAGAAGAGAAAACTGGAGGATGAATGTTCAGAACTCAAGAAAGACATTGATGACCTTGAGCTGACACTGGCCAAGGTTGAGAAGGAGAAACATGCCACAGAAAACAAG GTGAAAAACCTCACAGAAGAGATGGCAGGTCTGGACGAAACCATAGCTAAGCTGACCAAGGAGAAGAAGGCTCTCCAGGAGGCCCACCAGCAGACCCTGGATGACCTGCAGGCAGAGGAGGACAAAGTCAACACCCTGACCAAAGCTAAAATCAAACTTGAACAACAAGTGGATGAT CTTGAAGGATCTttggaacaagaaaagaaaatccggATGGATCTAGaaagagcaaagagaaaactagagGGAGACCTAAAATTGGCTCAAGAATCCACAATGGATATAGAAAATGACAAACAACAACTTGATGAAAAGCTTAAAAA GAAAGAGTTTGAAATGAGCGGTCTGCAAAGCAAGATTGAAGATGAACAAGCCCTTGGTATGCAGCTGCAGAAGAAAATCAAGGAGTTACAA GCCCGCAttgaggagctggaggaggaaattgaggcagagCGGGCCTCCCGGGCCAAAGCAGAGAAGCAGCGCTCTGACCTCTCCCGGGAGCTGGAGGAGATCAGCGAGAGGCTGGAAGAAGCCGGTGGGGCCACTTCAGCCCAGATTGAGATGAACAAGAAGCGGGAGGCTGAGTTCCAGAAAATGCGCAGGGACCTGGAGGAGGCCACCCTACAGCATGAAGCCACGGCGGCCACCCTGAGGAAGAAGCACGCAGATAGTGTGGCCGAGCTTGGGGAGCAGATTGACAACCTGCAGCGAGTGAAGCAGAAGCTGGAGAAGGAGAAGAGTGAGATGAAGATGGAGATCGATGACCTTGCTAGTAATATGGAGACTGTCTCCAAAGCCAAG GGAAACCTTGAAAAGATGTGCCGTGCTCTAGAAGATCAACTGAGTGAAATTAAGACCAAGGAAGAGGAGCAGCAGCGGCTGATCAATGACCTCACAGCACAGAGAGCGCGCCTGCAAACAGAATCAG GTGAATATTCACGCCAGTTAGATGAAAAGGATACATTAGTTTCACAGCTCTCAAGGGGCAAACAAGCCTTTACACAACAGATTGAGGAATTGAAAAGGCAACTTGAAGAGGAGATAAAG GCCAAGAGTGCCCTGGCACACGCCCTGCAGTCCTCCCGCCATGACTGTGACCTGCTGCGGGAACAGTATGAGGAGGAGCAGGAAGCCAAGGCCGAGCTACAGAGAGCAATGTCCAAGGCCAACAGTGAGGTTGCCCAGTGGAGGACCAAATACGAGACAGACGCCATCCAGCGCAcagaggagctggaggaggccAA GAAGAAGCTGGCTCAGCGTCTGCAGGATGCTGAGGAACATGTAGAAGCTGTGAATGCCAAATGTGCTTCCCTTGAGAAGACGAAGCAGAGGCTCCAGAATGAAGTTGAGGACCTCATGATTGATGTTGAGAGGACAAATGCTGCCTGTGCCGCCCTGGACAAAAAGCAAAGGAACTTCGATAAG ATCCTGGCAGAATGGAAACAGAAGTGTGAAGAAACTCATGCTGAACTTGAAGCTTCTCAAAAGGAATCCCGCTCACTCAGCACAGAACTATTTAAGATTAAGAATGCTTATGAGGAATCTTTAGACCAACTTGAAGCCTTGAAGCGGGAAAATAAGAATTTGCAAC AGGAGATTTCTGATCTCACCGAACAGATTGCAGAAGGAGGAAAGCGTATCCATgaactggaaaaaataaagaagcaagtTGAGCAAGAAAAGTCTGAACTTCAGGCTGCTTTAGAGGAGGCAGAA GCATCTCTTGAACACGAAGAGGGAAAGATCCTGCGCATCCAGCTTGAGTTGAACCAAGTCAAGTCTGAGGTCGATAGGAAAATTGCtgaaaaagatgaggaaattgaccAGCTGAAGAGAAACCACATTAGAATCGTGGAGTCCATGCAGAGCACGCTGGATGCTGAGATCAGGAGCAGGAATGATGCCATTAGGCTCAAGAAGAAGATGGAGGGAGACCTCAATGAAATGGAAATCCAGCTGAACCATGCCAACCGCATGGCTGCTGAGGCCCTGAGGAACTATAGGAACACACAAGCCATCCTCAAG GATACCCAGCTCCACCTGGATGATGCTCTTCGGAGCCAGGAGGACCTGAAGGAGCAGCTGGCTATGGTGGAGCGCAGAGCCAACCTGTTGCAGGCTGAGATCGAGGAGCTGCGGGCCACTCTGGAACAGACAGAGAGGAGCAGGAAAATCGCAGAACAGGAGCTCCTGGATGCCAGTGAGCGTGTTCAGCTCCTGCACACCCAG aacaccagcctgatcaacaccaAGAAGAAGCTGGAGACAGACATTTCCCAAATCCAGGGAGAGATGGAAGACATCATCCAGGAAGCCCGCAATGCAGAAGAGAAGGCCAAGAAGGCCATCACTGAT GCTGCCATGATGGCTGAGGAGCTGAAGAAGGAACAGGACACCAGCGCCCATCTGGAGCGGATGAAGAAGAACCTGGAACAGACGGTGAAGGACCTGCAGCACCGTCTGGATGAGGCTGAGCAGCTGGCCCTGAAGGGCGGGAAGAAGCAGATCCAGAAActggaggccagg GTTCGTGAACTTGAAGGTGAAGTTGAAAGTGAACAGAAGCGCAATGTTGAAGCTGTCAAGGGTCTACGCAAACATGAGAGAAAAGTGAAGGAACTCACTTACCAA ACTGAGGAAGACCGCAAGAATATTCTCAGGCTCCAGGACCTGGTGGACAAACTGCAAGCAAAGGTGAAATCCTACAAGAGACAAGCTGAAGAAGCG GAGGAACAATCCAACGTCAACCTCTCCAAATTCCGCAAGATCCAGCATGAGCTGGAGGAGGCCGAGGAACGGGCTGACATTGCTGAGTCCCAGGTCAACAAGCTGCGGGTGAAGAGCCGGGAGGTTCACACAAAAATCATAAGTGAAGAGTAA